From Daphnia magna isolate NIES linkage group LG2, ASM2063170v1.1, whole genome shotgun sequence:
GTATGTCTAGAGttagaattattttttttttacagtcaATACACTGATAGAAGTTTACTGTGTATTTAAAAGTACCACATTCAACAATTTATGACTTGTCTCAAGGCAGATGCCAGATCACCCTTGTTTTCTCTTAAGATTCTTTCTGCCTTTATTCTTGGAATTTCAGTTTCCTTGAtctaatataaaaataatccAGTATTAGGTGATGAAATAAAACTTATGTGGGACACAGCTTTACCAAAACTTCAACATCCTCTTTCTTGATTGAAACTTTAGCCAATTCACGCTCTTTGGCTTGGCGTTCAGCTTCCTCTTTGCTTCTGCGGTTATCAAGGAAATTGATGGCCTGCAAATCACATATATGTACATTAAATATTAAACTGTTTACACTATATattttgtgtatatatatGATTATTCAATTGTTACCCCAGTGATGTCTTGTGACAAAACGACTCGCTCCTCTTCGTAATCAGTGACCTTTTCCAGATCTGCTGCACCGCCATCGTGCTGCCTAGTAGActttttttgtccttttgaATCTTGGGGTTTGTCTAAATCGCTCTCATCCATTGTTTACTTGAATCTGAAAAAAACCTGAAGCCGGTTGATACTCTATTTCAACTTTATGCTTCTTCTTCCTCGTTGTTGATCGGCAGACGACAAGAAAAACTGTCAAAACGGCAACGTTCAAATCCTTTATt
This genomic window contains:
- the LOC116917411 gene encoding huntingtin-interacting protein K, coding for MDESDLDKPQDSKGQKKSTRQHDGGAADLEKVTDYEEERVVLSQDITGAINFLDNRRSKEEAERQAKERELAKVSIKKEDVEVLIKETEIPRIKAERILRENKGDLASALRQVINC